Sequence from the Candidatus Methylomirabilis sp. genome:
GCAGGAAGTTCGCCACGCTCGGGACCGGGGGGAGCCCCAGGGCAGTGAGGCCGGCGGCCAGCGCCGCCCGGCCCTCGGCCGTCCCGGCGACCGTCCGCGCCACGTGGGCGCGGTCCTCGAGAGCGGCAGCCGCGGCCGCCTGGGCCAGGGCGTTCACGTTGAAGGGCGCCCGCAGGCGGTCCACCAGGTCGATGAGCTCGGGCGGGCCGATCCCGTACCCCACCCGGAGTCCGGCCAGCCCGTACACCTTGGAGAAGGTGCGCAGGACGAAGCAGCGCCGACCCTCGCGGACCCAGGTGAGGCTCGCCGGGCGCGCCTCCTCCGGGAGGAACTCCCAGTAGGCCTCATCCAGGATCAGGAGGGGCTCCGCGGGGAGGGGGCGCACGAAATCCTCCAGGGCAGCCGGCGTCACCGCTGTGCCGGTGGGGTTGTTGGGGTTGCCCACGAAGATCAGCTTGGTCCGGGGCGTGACAGCCGCCGCCATCCCCGGCAGGTCGTGGGTGAACTCCCGGCAGGGCACCTCGACGGGGGCCGCCCCCAGGGCCTGGCAGGCCATTCGATACATGACGAAGGCCGGCTTGGCCATCACGGCCTCGTCGCCGGGCTTCAGGAAGATCCGGGCCGCCAGCTCGAGCAGCTCGTTCGAACCGTTGCCGAGGGCGATCTGGGCCGGCGCGACTCCGAGGCGCTCCGCCAGGAGGGCCTTGAGGACGGTCCCGGCCCCATCCGGGTAGCGGTGGACGCCCGCGGCAGCCTCCTGGATCGCCTTCAGGGCCAGCGGCGAGGGGCCGAAGGGGTTCTCGTTGCTGGCCAGCTTGGCCGCGCCGGCCACGCCGAACTCCCGCTCCACCTCCTCGATCGGCTTGCCGGGGCTGTAGGGGAGCAGGCTTCTCACGTGCGGAGAGGCCATGGCGGTGAGGGATCGGGTCACGACTGCTCCTCGCGCTAGAGGGAGGGGGGGCGCTTCTTCTCGCGGGGGTAGGAGCCGAGCACCTTGAGGAAGAGGCACTCGTCGGCGAGGCGAGCAAGCGCCTGCTGTACGGCCGGGTCCTCGCCGTGCCCCTCGAAGTCCACGTAGAAGAGGTACTCCCACACCTTCGTCTTGGAGGGGCGGGACTCGATCTTGGTCAGGTTGATCCCCCCCTCCGCAAAGGGCTCCAGCATCCCGTAGAGCGCGCCGATGCGGTCCTTGATGGAGAAGAGGATGGAGGTCTTGTCGTGCCCCGAGGGGGGGGCGCCGTTCCGGCCCACGATCAGGAAGCGGGTGAAATTATTGGCGGCGTCCTCGATGCGGGCCGAGATCACCTTGAGGCCATACAGCCGGGCCGCCAGCTCGGAGGCGATCGCCGCGGCGCCCTCGTCCCGGCTCGCCGTCTCGGCGGCGGCGGCCGTCGAGGCCACCTCGAGGAGGGGGGTATGCGGAAGGTTCGCCTCCAGCCAGCGGCGCGACTGGGCGATGGCATGGGGGTGGGAGTAGATCCGCTCGATGGCTCCCTTCTCCCCGCTCCGGGAGAGGAGGTGGTGCGAGACCTCGAGAAGGATCTCCCCGCAAATCTTGACGTCGGAGTCCACGAACATGTCGAGGGTGTGGCTGACCACGCCCTCCGTGGAGTTCTCGATCGGCACGACCCCGTACTCCA
This genomic interval carries:
- the hisC gene encoding histidinol-phosphate transaminase, which gives rise to MASPHVRSLLPYSPGKPIEEVEREFGVAGAAKLASNENPFGPSPLALKAIQEAAAGVHRYPDGAGTVLKALLAERLGVAPAQIALGNGSNELLELAARIFLKPGDEAVMAKPAFVMYRMACQALGAAPVEVPCREFTHDLPGMAAAVTPRTKLIFVGNPNNPTGTAVTPAALEDFVRPLPAEPLLILDEAYWEFLPEEARPASLTWVREGRRCFVLRTFSKVYGLAGLRVGYGIGPPELIDLVDRLRAPFNVNALAQAAAAAALEDRAHVARTVAGTAEGRAALAAGLTALGLPPVPSVANFLLVDVRRDGAAVAEALLRRGVIVRPMGGYGLPAFLRLSVGTPAENARALEALAAVLAA
- the pheA gene encoding prephenate dehydratase, whose translation is MDLDDLRKRIDAIDQQILDLLNQRAAVVQQVGQVKLREGLDFHAPQREEEILERLTQKNAGPFPASAIRSVYREVISACRALEHPLRVAYLGPKATFTHLACLKRFGDAAEFLPARSIRDVFQEVEKGKVEYGVVPIENSTEGVVSHTLDMFVDSDVKICGEILLEVSHHLLSRSGEKGAIERIYSHPHAIAQSRRWLEANLPHTPLLEVASTAAAAETASRDEGAAAIASELAARLYGLKVISARIEDAANNFTRFLIVGRNGAPPSGHDKTSILFSIKDRIGALYGMLEPFAEGGINLTKIESRPSKTKVWEYLFYVDFEGHGEDPAVQQALARLADECLFLKVLGSYPREKKRPPSL